A single region of the Neodiprion pinetum isolate iyNeoPine1 chromosome 5, iyNeoPine1.2, whole genome shotgun sequence genome encodes:
- the Tlk gene encoding serine/threonine-protein kinase tousled-like 2 isoform X6 → MSAGSQIQMAPQSTVNSGQSVHSQDSNMSTGSSHSDKEVDPNTPEKVPRTPSERKRKRKYPPSPQQLLSPQVTTPNSSVAEFSSLMQPPRPHPQPPPPPPPASTQPASSMVSKQVQVRPTNLPRTSQVRQAKTNTPNTELTCQRIQEFETQASSDLELRNNKIDELNRTTEELRHQMANQQKVIEQHKSHINKCIDVVKKLLKEKSNIEKKEARQKCMQNRLRLGQFVTQRVGATFQENWTDGYAFQELARRQEEITLEREEIDKQKKLLLKKRPSNSETGRKRSQPQPSLHNGTEATFLKPDAVPGSYTWQEYYEADEILKLRQSALKKEDADLQLEMEKLERERNLHIRELKRIHNEDQSRFNSHPVLNERYLLLMLLGKGGFSEVHKAFDLKEQRYVACKVHQLNKDWKEDKKANYIKHALREYNIHKALDHPRVVKLYDVFEIDANSFCTVLEYCDGHDLDFYLKQHKTIPEREARSIVMQVVSALKYLNEIKPPVIHYDLKPGNILLTEGNVCGEIKITDFGLSKVMDEENYNPDHGMDLTSQGAGTYWYLPPECFVVGKNPPKISSKVDVWSVGVIFYQCLYGKKPFGHNQSQATILEENTILKATEVQFANKPTVSNEAKSFIRSCLAYRKEERIDVLTLARHEYLQPPVPKHNRQANSQQQQQQQQQQIQQQQQQTSFTTGMFSGMNASSSS, encoded by the exons TACCCGCCGTCGCCGCAGCAATTGTTGTCGCCTCAAGTAACGACACCGAATTCTTCGGTGGCGGAATTTTCGTCGTTGATGCAGCCACCGCGACCCCATCCACAGCCTCCACCTCCCCCTCCACCAGCCTCTACACAACCTGCAAGCTCGATGGTCAGCAAGCAGGTGCAGGTAAGGCCTACCAACCTCCCTAGGACAAGCCAGGTCAGGCAAGCGAAGACTAACACCCCAAAT ACGGAGCTTACTTGCCAGAGGATACAGGAATTTGAAACACAAGCGTCTTCAGATCTGGAGTtacgtaataataaaattgacgaATTGAACCGA ACTACAGAGGAACTTAGGCATCAAATGGCTAATCAGCAGAAAGTGATTGAGCAGCACAAATCGCATATAAATAAGTGTATAGACGTTGTAAAGAAgttattaaaagaaaaatcaaacatagaaaaaaaagaagctagACAAAAGTGCATGCAAAATAGACTGAGGCTAGGTCAGTTTGTGACTCAGAGGGTAGGGGCaacttttcaagaaaattggACGGACGGATACGCTTTTCAAGAATTGGCGCGGCGGCAAGAAGAAATAACGTtggaaagagaagaaattgaTAAACAGAAGAAATTGCTTCTGAAAAAAAGGCCATCTAATAGTGAGACGGGACGGAAACGGAGCCAACCTCAACCTTCTTTGCATAATGGTACCGAAGCTACGTTTCTGAAGCCCGACGCTGTGCCAGGATCGTATACGTGGCAGGAATACTACGAGGCTGATGAAATACTCAAG CTGAGGCAAAGTGCACTGAAGAAAGAAGACGCAGATCTGCAACTCGAGATGGAGAAGCTTGAACGAGAACGTAACTTGCATATTAGAGAACTGAAACGTATACACAACGAGGACCAATCGCGCTTCAACTCTCATCCTGTACTCAACGAGCGATACCTTTTACTCATGCTATTAGGCAAAGGCGGCTTTAGCGAAGTCCATAAG GCATTTGATCTGAAGGAACAACGCTACGTAGCGTGCAAGGTACATCAACTTAATAAAGACTGGAAAGAAGACAAAAAAGCTAACTATATAAA GCACGCGCTGCGGgaatacaatatacacaagGCACTAGATCATCCACGTGTTGTTAAATTGTACGacgtgtttgagattgatgcCAACTCGTTCTGTACAGTGTTAGAGTACTGCGATGGTCATGATTTAGACTTCTACCTCAAACAG CATAAAACTATACCGGAGAGGGAAGCGAGATCAATTGTCATGCAGGTTGTTTCTGCACTGAAGTACCTCAACGAAATAAAACCACCTGTCATTCACTACGACTTGAAACCAG gaaatattttattgaccgAAGGAAACGTGTGTGgcgaaattaaaataacagACTTTGGATTAAGTAAAGTAATGGACGAAGAGAATTATAATCCGGACCATGGTATGGATCTAACCTCTCAAGGGGCTGGTACTTATTG GTATCTGCCTCCCGAGTGTTTCGTAGTTggcaaaaatcctccaaaaATATCGTCGAAGGTTGACGTGTGGAGCGTCGGTGTAATATTCTATCAGTGTCTCTATGGCAAAAAG ccCTTTGGTCACAATCAGTCGCAAGCAACAATCCTTGAAGAAAATACAATACTAAAAGCGACGGAAGTACAGTTTGCCAACAAACCGACCGTGAGCAACGAAGCTAAG AGCTTCATTAGAAGCTGTCTGGCATATAGAAAAGAAGAACGTATAGATGTGCTGACGTTAGCTAGACACGAATATCTACAGCCTCCGGTACCAAAGCATAACCGTCAGGCAAACagccagcagcagcagcaacagcaacaacaacaaattcagcagcaacaacagcaaaCGTCGTTTACCACTGGCATGTTTAGTGGTATGAATGCATCTAGCAGTTCGTAG
- the Tlk gene encoding serine/threonine-protein kinase tousled-like 2 isoform X5: MGLCREPSWKMSAGSQIQMAPQSTVNSGQSVHSQDSNMSTGSSHSDKEVDPNTPEKVPRTPSERKRKRKYPPSPQQLLSPQVTTPNSSVAEFSSLMQPPRPHPQPPPPPPPASTQPASSMVSKQVQVRPTNLPRTSQVRQAKTNTPNTELTCQRIQEFETQASSDLELRNNKIDELNRTTEELRHQMANQQKVIEQHKSHINKCIDVVKKLLKEKSNIEKKEARQKCMQNRLRLGQFVTQRVGATFQENWTDGYAFQELARRQEEITLEREEIDKQKKLLLKKRPSNSETGRKRSQPQPSLHNGTEATFLKPDAVPGSYTWQEYYEADEILKLRQSALKKEDADLQLEMEKLERERNLHIRELKRIHNEDQSRFNSHPVLNERYLLLMLLGKGGFSEVHKAFDLKEQRYVACKVHQLNKDWKEDKKANYIKHALREYNIHKALDHPRVVKLYDVFEIDANSFCTVLEYCDGHDLDFYLKQHKTIPEREARSIVMQVVSALKYLNEIKPPVIHYDLKPGNILLTEGNVCGEIKITDFGLSKVMDEENYNPDHGMDLTSQGAGTYWYLPPECFVVGKNPPKISSKVDVWSVGVIFYQCLYGKKPFGHNQSQATILEENTILKATEVQFANKPTVSNEAKSFIRSCLAYRKEERIDVLTLARHEYLQPPVPKHNRQANSQQQQQQQQQQIQQQQQQTSFTTGMFSGMNASSSS; encoded by the exons TACCCGCCGTCGCCGCAGCAATTGTTGTCGCCTCAAGTAACGACACCGAATTCTTCGGTGGCGGAATTTTCGTCGTTGATGCAGCCACCGCGACCCCATCCACAGCCTCCACCTCCCCCTCCACCAGCCTCTACACAACCTGCAAGCTCGATGGTCAGCAAGCAGGTGCAGGTAAGGCCTACCAACCTCCCTAGGACAAGCCAGGTCAGGCAAGCGAAGACTAACACCCCAAAT ACGGAGCTTACTTGCCAGAGGATACAGGAATTTGAAACACAAGCGTCTTCAGATCTGGAGTtacgtaataataaaattgacgaATTGAACCGA ACTACAGAGGAACTTAGGCATCAAATGGCTAATCAGCAGAAAGTGATTGAGCAGCACAAATCGCATATAAATAAGTGTATAGACGTTGTAAAGAAgttattaaaagaaaaatcaaacatagaaaaaaaagaagctagACAAAAGTGCATGCAAAATAGACTGAGGCTAGGTCAGTTTGTGACTCAGAGGGTAGGGGCaacttttcaagaaaattggACGGACGGATACGCTTTTCAAGAATTGGCGCGGCGGCAAGAAGAAATAACGTtggaaagagaagaaattgaTAAACAGAAGAAATTGCTTCTGAAAAAAAGGCCATCTAATAGTGAGACGGGACGGAAACGGAGCCAACCTCAACCTTCTTTGCATAATGGTACCGAAGCTACGTTTCTGAAGCCCGACGCTGTGCCAGGATCGTATACGTGGCAGGAATACTACGAGGCTGATGAAATACTCAAG CTGAGGCAAAGTGCACTGAAGAAAGAAGACGCAGATCTGCAACTCGAGATGGAGAAGCTTGAACGAGAACGTAACTTGCATATTAGAGAACTGAAACGTATACACAACGAGGACCAATCGCGCTTCAACTCTCATCCTGTACTCAACGAGCGATACCTTTTACTCATGCTATTAGGCAAAGGCGGCTTTAGCGAAGTCCATAAG GCATTTGATCTGAAGGAACAACGCTACGTAGCGTGCAAGGTACATCAACTTAATAAAGACTGGAAAGAAGACAAAAAAGCTAACTATATAAA GCACGCGCTGCGGgaatacaatatacacaagGCACTAGATCATCCACGTGTTGTTAAATTGTACGacgtgtttgagattgatgcCAACTCGTTCTGTACAGTGTTAGAGTACTGCGATGGTCATGATTTAGACTTCTACCTCAAACAG CATAAAACTATACCGGAGAGGGAAGCGAGATCAATTGTCATGCAGGTTGTTTCTGCACTGAAGTACCTCAACGAAATAAAACCACCTGTCATTCACTACGACTTGAAACCAG gaaatattttattgaccgAAGGAAACGTGTGTGgcgaaattaaaataacagACTTTGGATTAAGTAAAGTAATGGACGAAGAGAATTATAATCCGGACCATGGTATGGATCTAACCTCTCAAGGGGCTGGTACTTATTG GTATCTGCCTCCCGAGTGTTTCGTAGTTggcaaaaatcctccaaaaATATCGTCGAAGGTTGACGTGTGGAGCGTCGGTGTAATATTCTATCAGTGTCTCTATGGCAAAAAG ccCTTTGGTCACAATCAGTCGCAAGCAACAATCCTTGAAGAAAATACAATACTAAAAGCGACGGAAGTACAGTTTGCCAACAAACCGACCGTGAGCAACGAAGCTAAG AGCTTCATTAGAAGCTGTCTGGCATATAGAAAAGAAGAACGTATAGATGTGCTGACGTTAGCTAGACACGAATATCTACAGCCTCCGGTACCAAAGCATAACCGTCAGGCAAACagccagcagcagcagcaacagcaacaacaacaaattcagcagcaacaacagcaaaCGTCGTTTACCACTGGCATGTTTAGTGGTATGAATGCATCTAGCAGTTCGTAG